A window from Leptospira meyeri encodes these proteins:
- a CDS encoding ABC transporter ATP-binding protein: MNQTLLETKALTITVGEKVLLKEIYLSFFETGLVAVLGENGAGKSTLLKEIYHHSQLSPKWTWNQGKKKMSYLGHELGFYSSLSLEENLEYFAQLDGRPLDQTKKNHLLESFRLQKRIWDPIHTFSRGMKQKAAILRVLLSSAEVILFDEPYTGLDADSSKILSDLLNEESKSKLILAVLHSIPGELKCTSQLQIEKGGAFVTHLT, from the coding sequence ATGAACCAAACCCTTTTGGAAACAAAAGCGCTTACTATAACTGTCGGCGAAAAGGTCTTACTGAAAGAGATTTATCTTTCTTTTTTTGAGACGGGCCTTGTGGCAGTGCTCGGCGAAAATGGAGCTGGGAAGTCCACACTTCTCAAAGAAATTTACCACCATTCACAGTTATCTCCCAAGTGGACTTGGAACCAAGGCAAAAAAAAAATGAGTTATCTTGGTCATGAGTTGGGTTTTTACTCCTCCTTAAGTTTAGAAGAGAATCTGGAATATTTTGCTCAGTTAGATGGACGTCCTTTGGATCAAACAAAGAAGAACCATCTTCTAGAATCCTTCCGGTTACAGAAACGGATTTGGGATCCCATTCACACCTTTTCGCGTGGAATGAAACAAAAGGCTGCCATCCTTCGTGTATTACTTTCTTCAGCAGAGGTAATTTTGTTTGATGAACCTTATACCGGGTTAGATGCTGATTCCTCAAAAATTCTCAGTGATCTTCTCAATGAAGAATCCAAATCAAAATTAATTTTGGCAGTCCTCCATTCAATTCCCGGCGAATTAAAATGTACATCCCAATTACAAATTGAGAAGGGGGGAGCTTTTGTTACTCACCTTACTTAA
- a CDS encoding heme exporter protein CcmB: protein MLLTLLKKEFYLIGRSLGGILSLFTLSVSVVFIFYTSIEVNEMLSERSVRGIKWAIIFILNFVIVSQSLWEERESMGWEASLSFVSPISLYLAKSFAIWFCTILVNGALVLVLSVFFQNMSMDRYFGEWLFANLGSGSLVFLGVSLGLIAFESRLKEIIIPLLQLPFSIPLFLFGLEAEHRYWLEPGFYLPSVGLLLFFMIFYATLGSVMIEILRNEH, encoded by the coding sequence TTGTTACTCACCTTACTTAAAAAAGAATTTTATCTGATTGGTCGGTCTCTTGGTGGGATACTTTCCCTTTTTACTTTGAGTGTTTCAGTGGTTTTTATTTTTTATACTTCGATCGAAGTCAATGAGATGTTATCAGAAAGAAGTGTAAGAGGGATCAAATGGGCCATTATTTTTATTCTTAACTTTGTGATTGTTAGCCAAAGTCTTTGGGAAGAACGAGAATCAATGGGTTGGGAGGCAAGTCTCTCATTTGTGAGTCCCATTTCCCTTTATTTGGCCAAGTCGTTTGCAATTTGGTTTTGTACCATCCTTGTGAACGGAGCTCTTGTTCTTGTTCTTTCTGTTTTTTTTCAAAATATGAGTATGGATCGGTATTTTGGAGAATGGCTTTTTGCAAACCTTGGCAGTGGGTCTCTCGTTTTTCTTGGAGTTTCTCTTGGGCTTATTGCTTTTGAAAGTCGTTTGAAAGAAATTATCATCCCCTTATTACAACTGCCATTTTCCATTCCCCTTTTTCTTTTTGGGTTAGAAGCGGAACATCGGTATTGGTTGGAACCAGGGTTTTACCTACCTTCCGTGGGCCTTCTCTTGTTTTTTATGATTTTTTACGCAACCCTAGGTTCAGTGATGATTGAGATTCTAAGGAATGAGCACTGA
- the ccsA gene encoding cytochrome c biogenesis protein CcsA: protein MERKIRIFHPGFDIGFYLVVCTTLVFAVIFSLVYPNVILEQGLSHRIFYLHVPVAWVALYGPILSFVFSLVFLFTRNLLWDRLAFTANQLSFLFAVGVLFSGPIWAYSAWGVPWDKTDARLQSFFILCISLVSYFIFRYLVPAKSKKAILSAYLSVLCAVSAVLTWGAIRWIENPGNHPGSVLGKGGMDSDMKQSMWLGVIAFHFLFLFLFLVSNRSEKIQDIRSKLKSELD, encoded by the coding sequence ATGGAACGTAAGATTCGGATATTCCACCCTGGTTTCGACATCGGTTTTTATCTCGTTGTGTGCACCACACTTGTCTTTGCCGTTATCTTTTCGTTAGTGTATCCTAATGTCATTTTGGAACAAGGATTAAGTCACAGGATATTTTATTTACACGTACCGGTCGCCTGGGTCGCGTTATATGGCCCCATCCTTTCCTTTGTTTTTTCATTAGTTTTTCTTTTTACCAGAAATTTGCTTTGGGATAGGCTTGCTTTTACCGCAAATCAACTTTCCTTTTTATTTGCGGTTGGAGTTTTGTTTTCTGGCCCCATTTGGGCCTATAGTGCATGGGGTGTTCCTTGGGACAAAACGGATGCTAGGTTGCAATCTTTCTTTATTCTTTGTATTTCTTTGGTAAGTTATTTTATTTTTCGGTATTTAGTTCCTGCTAAATCGAAAAAAGCCATTCTTTCGGCTTATCTTTCCGTCCTTTGTGCCGTCAGTGCTGTCCTTACTTGGGGAGCCATTCGGTGGATTGAAAATCCAGGAAACCATCCCGGTAGTGTTCTGGGAAAGGGAGGGATGGATTCTGACATGAAACAAAGTATGTGGCTTGGGGTAATTGCCTTCCACTTTCTCTTTCTTTTCCTTTTTCTTGTTTCCAACCGTAGTGAAAAAATCCAAGATATTAGATCCAAGCTGAAATCGGAACTGGATTAA
- a CDS encoding PP2C family protein-serine/threonine phosphatase encodes MPKEESTHTILIVDDVPENVELLKYLLQQEGFKTYTAFSAEEARLVLLNTAIDTLLLDVNMPVQDGFSFCRELRTMDQFKLLPILFITSIEREVGFQEAMKNGGDDFINKPFNKRELVAKIHSVIRLKDLQDELYRQKSKYEKELQTARRVQDQLIPEKSFIWNGIKAQTLFHPYLQIGGDFVDSWIEEKKLHIVIADCSGHGPSAALIGAMFKMQLFNLVSTMDLRERVAHLRKNMELVLPEDYAITFCYAILDQDLKLSYINGGHPAPIVYMDGETSFLKGMSPMIMGINFAANDEVQSVQLKTGSMFFMYTDGASEAMNPKSEYITEEGMKEIFHKSVLSGTDILQSVQTKILEFCGASTPSDDMAMVCIQL; translated from the coding sequence ATGCCAAAAGAAGAGTCCACTCATACCATACTCATTGTAGATGATGTTCCAGAAAACGTGGAACTTTTGAAATACCTTTTGCAACAAGAGGGATTTAAAACATACACTGCCTTTTCTGCAGAAGAGGCACGTTTGGTATTATTAAACACGGCGATCGATACACTCTTATTAGATGTGAATATGCCAGTCCAAGATGGATTTTCCTTTTGTCGAGAACTTCGAACGATGGATCAGTTCAAACTCCTTCCAATCCTTTTTATCACATCGATAGAAAGAGAAGTTGGGTTTCAAGAAGCCATGAAAAATGGTGGTGATGATTTTATTAATAAACCTTTTAACAAAAGGGAACTTGTAGCAAAAATTCATTCTGTGATTCGTTTGAAGGACTTACAGGACGAGTTATACAGGCAAAAAAGTAAATACGAAAAAGAATTACAAACGGCAAGACGAGTCCAAGACCAATTGATCCCGGAAAAAAGTTTTATCTGGAACGGAATCAAAGCTCAAACTTTATTCCATCCTTACTTACAAATTGGTGGAGACTTTGTTGATTCATGGATCGAAGAAAAAAAACTGCATATTGTCATTGCTGATTGTTCTGGGCATGGACCGAGTGCGGCCCTCATTGGTGCCATGTTCAAAATGCAATTATTTAACTTAGTCTCCACAATGGATCTTAGAGAACGAGTGGCACATCTAAGAAAAAATATGGAATTAGTTTTGCCGGAAGATTATGCAATTACTTTTTGTTATGCGATTCTTGATCAGGATCTAAAACTTTCTTATATCAACGGAGGCCATCCTGCTCCTATTGTTTATATGGATGGTGAAACTAGTTTTTTGAAAGGAATGAGTCCCATGATTATGGGGATTAATTTTGCTGCCAATGATGAAGTACAATCCGTACAATTAAAAACAGGATCTATGTTTTTTATGTATACCGATGGGGCAAGTGAAGCAATGAACCCAAAGTCTGAATACATTACAGAAGAAGGAATGAAGGAAATTTTTCATAAGTCAGTCTTGTCGGGTACCGATATTTTGCAGTCGGTCCAAACTAAAATATTAGAATTTTGTGGTGCTTCCACTCCGAGTGATGATATGGCAATGGTGTGTATACAGTTATGA
- a CDS encoding phosphoribosylaminoimidazolesuccinocarboxamide synthase — translation MIPTPSYKGKVRDVYDLGDSLLLVATDRISAFDVVFEEPVPDKGKILTRISTAWFRQFPEIPNHLITDEVSKFPPPFQNEESLRDRSVLVKKAKRIDFECVVRGYLTGSAWKEYKTEGTIAHVRYPQGLLESHRFESPIFTPARKNDSGHDENVSESTMEKEVGQELFSKLKTLSLHLYHAAHKQMANQGILLCDTKFEFGLIDGNPILIDEILTPDSSRYWDASTYALGKTPASFDKQILRNWLETTDWDKNPPAPALPESLILELRKKYLELEDKITLCLSQK, via the coding sequence ATGATTCCGACTCCTAGTTATAAGGGAAAAGTAAGAGATGTGTATGATTTAGGAGATTCACTTCTTCTTGTCGCAACAGATCGAATTTCTGCATTTGATGTTGTTTTCGAAGAACCTGTTCCTGACAAAGGAAAAATTCTCACAAGAATTTCGACTGCTTGGTTTCGTCAGTTCCCAGAAATTCCAAATCATTTGATTACTGACGAAGTTTCTAAGTTTCCCCCTCCCTTTCAAAATGAGGAGTCTTTGAGAGATCGCTCCGTCCTTGTCAAAAAAGCAAAACGAATTGATTTTGAATGTGTAGTTCGTGGGTATTTGACAGGTTCTGCTTGGAAGGAATACAAAACAGAAGGAACCATTGCCCATGTTCGGTATCCCCAAGGTCTTTTGGAATCGCACCGGTTTGAATCTCCTATTTTTACTCCGGCTAGGAAAAACGATTCTGGTCATGATGAAAATGTAAGTGAATCTACCATGGAAAAAGAGGTGGGTCAGGAACTATTTTCAAAACTAAAAACCCTTTCTCTTCATCTTTATCATGCTGCTCATAAACAAATGGCAAACCAAGGGATTCTTCTTTGTGATACAAAATTTGAATTTGGCCTGATTGATGGGAATCCCATTTTAATTGATGAAATCCTAACACCGGATTCCTCACGGTATTGGGATGCCTCAACCTATGCTCTAGGCAAAACCCCGGCAAGTTTTGATAAACAAATCCTACGAAATTGGCTTGAAACCACCGATTGGGACAAAAATCCTCCTGCACCCGCTTTGCCCGAATCCTTGATCCTAGAACTACGTAAAAAATACTTGGAATTGGAAGATAAAATCACTCTATGTTTGTCGCAAAAATAA
- the purS gene encoding phosphoribosylformylglycinamidine synthase subunit PurS — protein sequence MFVAKINVTLKESVLDPQGQTVLRTLHDQGKSSISDLRVGKYIEMKIDAKSQAEAETLAKEICESVLVNQVIETYRLVVEKV from the coding sequence ATGTTTGTCGCAAAAATAAATGTTACCCTCAAAGAATCGGTCCTTGACCCCCAAGGCCAAACCGTTCTCCGCACCCTTCACGACCAAGGGAAAAGTTCCATCTCTGACTTAAGAGTTGGAAAATACATCGAAATGAAAATCGATGCCAAGTCACAGGCTGAGGCAGAAACACTCGCTAAAGAAATTTGTGAATCAGTTTTAGTAAACCAAGTCATTGAAACATACCGGTTGGTTGTGGAGAAAGTATGA
- the purQ gene encoding phosphoribosylformylglycinamidine synthase subunit PurQ, with protein MKVRVVTFPGSNCDKDVGSVLESEFGARVEYTWYKELFSDKPDLVVLPGGFSFGDYLRCGAMAKFSNAMESVVKYANQGGKVLGVCNGFQILTESGLLPGALLHNRTLKYICKDVDLVPVSENQIAKEIKGTLSIPIAHGEGAYFADADTLERLEKNGQVVFRYKENPNGSLHDIAGICNEAGNVLGMMPHPERAVNPYTGKMDGKQILEALLKK; from the coding sequence ATGAAGGTTCGGGTGGTTACCTTTCCTGGTTCCAATTGTGATAAAGATGTGGGATCAGTTCTGGAATCGGAATTCGGTGCTCGTGTAGAATACACTTGGTACAAAGAATTGTTTTCTGATAAACCGGACTTAGTCGTACTTCCCGGTGGGTTCTCTTTTGGAGATTATTTACGATGCGGGGCTATGGCGAAGTTTTCGAATGCTATGGAATCGGTTGTGAAATACGCAAACCAAGGGGGAAAGGTATTAGGAGTTTGTAATGGATTCCAAATCCTCACTGAATCCGGACTCCTTCCAGGAGCTTTACTTCATAATAGAACTTTAAAGTACATTTGTAAGGATGTGGACCTCGTTCCCGTTTCAGAAAATCAGATCGCAAAAGAAATCAAAGGGACACTTTCTATTCCCATTGCTCACGGGGAAGGTGCTTACTTTGCCGATGCAGATACTTTAGAACGATTAGAAAAAAATGGACAGGTGGTCTTTCGTTATAAAGAAAATCCGAACGGTTCTTTACATGATATCGCAGGGATTTGTAATGAAGCTGGAAACGTTCTAGGAATGATGCCCCATCCAGAAAGAGCCGTAAATCCATATACGGGAAAGATGGATGGAAAACAAATTTTAGAGGCTCTTTTAAAAAAATAG
- a CDS encoding sugar phosphate nucleotidyltransferase, whose amino-acid sequence MRFQEDSIDCVDFILKKDEVLTIILGGGKGTRLLPLTEKRSKPAVSFGGKYRLIDIPISNSLNSGFEKIFILTQFNSYSLNRHINRTYATNNIHQKSFVEIIAAEQTVSSANWFEGTADAVRKVLPYIREQKPKYVLILSGDQLYNMDLSDFMQSHLMDPETEISVATNAIPEDQIYGLGIVKSGVGGFIQEFIEKPQDVTQVESCRTKHGNFLANMGIYIFNTSTLIDVLEDRNMADFGKEILPKAIRERKVKAYTYDGYWEDIGTIKAFYEANLMLTDHIPKFNLYLEKTPIYTRARALPPSKIIQAVVNQALISEGTILNQCEVHRSIIGVRQLIASGTKIYDSIIMGLDHYGYFDRKSGKIPIGIGPNCEIRRTIVDKDCAIGANVRLLNEQNLQEYEDEYIRIREGIIVVPRHTAVPDGYSI is encoded by the coding sequence ATGCGATTTCAAGAAGACTCTATTGATTGTGTAGACTTCATTCTTAAAAAAGATGAAGTATTGACCATCATCTTAGGTGGGGGAAAAGGAACTCGTTTATTACCTCTAACAGAAAAAAGATCCAAACCTGCTGTCAGTTTTGGTGGAAAATACCGCCTCATCGACATTCCGATTTCTAATTCACTTAACAGTGGTTTTGAAAAGATATTTATCCTTACCCAATTTAATTCCTATTCCCTCAATCGACATATCAATCGTACCTATGCAACAAACAATATCCATCAAAAGAGTTTTGTAGAAATCATTGCCGCAGAACAAACTGTTTCCAGTGCCAATTGGTTTGAAGGAACAGCGGATGCTGTAAGAAAAGTCCTTCCCTATATCAGAGAACAAAAACCGAAATACGTCCTCATTCTTTCCGGTGACCAACTTTATAATATGGACTTATCAGATTTTATGCAAAGCCATTTGATGGATCCAGAAACAGAAATTTCTGTGGCTACCAACGCAATCCCTGAAGACCAAATTTATGGATTAGGAATTGTAAAATCGGGAGTGGGTGGGTTCATTCAGGAATTCATCGAAAAACCCCAAGATGTAACTCAGGTAGAATCCTGTCGTACAAAACATGGTAACTTCCTTGCCAATATGGGAATTTATATTTTTAACACATCAACTCTGATTGATGTGTTAGAAGACCGGAATATGGCCGACTTTGGAAAGGAGATTTTACCAAAGGCCATCCGCGAAAGAAAAGTAAAGGCATATACTTACGACGGTTATTGGGAAGACATCGGAACAATCAAAGCTTTTTACGAAGCCAACTTGATGTTAACCGATCATATACCTAAGTTCAATTTATATCTTGAAAAAACTCCGATTTATACGAGGGCTAGAGCACTCCCTCCTTCTAAAATCATTCAGGCAGTGGTCAACCAAGCTCTCATTTCAGAAGGAACCATTTTGAACCAATGTGAGGTGCATCGTTCCATCATTGGAGTTCGCCAACTCATTGCCTCGGGAACCAAGATTTATGACTCAATCATTATGGGTCTTGACCATTACGGATACTTTGATCGGAAGTCAGGGAAGATCCCCATTGGGATTGGACCTAACTGTGAAATACGCCGGACAATTGTCGACAAAGACTGCGCCATTGGAGCCAACGTGCGTCTGTTAAACGAACAAAATCTCCAAGAATATGAAGATGAATACATACGAATTCGAGAAGGAATCATCGTGGTACCTCGTCATACTGCAGTCCCAGATGGGTATTCAATCTAA
- a CDS encoding EAL domain-containing protein: MFTTESTEGNQFWNETYFVPHFQPIVNAINRSISAYEVLGRQFNPEENTYHSLGGLFHNRDQDPVPVYNIDRILREKAVQTLKESSLRTKLFFNMMPNFLSRVHHTDLFAENFHIIQLIEKYGIDRNQVVIEITEDEFDGSIDRLIQIVQIFRDYGLKIAIDDLGTGFSNLERIGYLHPDIMKVDIRIMRESLNKNSFKQVLGAISEMSQKLGSQLLFEGIETEEEVNLALSMGANLLQGFYFSTPNPHFLNRNTFSDKMKTVLENFSSVRSKELREKGVREQRIIDQLQDLFYELSDVKEDEFSYRFGQILGSLPREILKVFVCDGEGYQITPTYDLDRLNGGYLERSRQIGNNYAWKPYFLKHKEESERFRKKWGVTYPLYDITNQNQYVIFTFSLMDGKILIAQVGWSE; encoded by the coding sequence ATGTTCACAACGGAATCAACGGAAGGAAACCAGTTTTGGAACGAGACATACTTTGTCCCTCATTTCCAACCCATCGTCAATGCGATCAATCGCTCCATTTCTGCGTATGAAGTGCTGGGTCGCCAGTTCAATCCTGAGGAAAACACCTACCACTCTTTAGGTGGGCTTTTCCACAATCGGGACCAGGATCCGGTTCCTGTGTATAATATTGACCGCATCCTTAGGGAAAAGGCAGTGCAGACTTTAAAAGAGAGTTCCCTTCGGACCAAACTCTTTTTCAATATGATGCCAAATTTTCTTTCTAGAGTCCATCATACTGATCTTTTTGCCGAAAACTTCCATATCATCCAACTGATTGAAAAATACGGAATTGATCGCAACCAAGTGGTGATCGAAATCACCGAGGATGAGTTTGACGGTTCGATCGATCGCCTCATCCAAATTGTCCAAATTTTCCGAGATTATGGTTTAAAAATTGCGATTGATGATTTGGGAACAGGATTTTCCAATTTGGAACGAATTGGATACTTACACCCTGACATTATGAAAGTCGACATCCGCATTATGCGAGAGAGTCTGAATAAAAATTCATTCAAACAGGTCCTTGGCGCTATTTCAGAAATGTCACAAAAATTGGGAAGCCAGCTTCTTTTTGAAGGAATAGAAACCGAAGAAGAGGTGAATCTTGCACTTTCGATGGGGGCCAATCTATTGCAGGGTTTTTACTTTTCCACCCCCAATCCTCACTTTCTCAACCGCAATACTTTCTCTGATAAAATGAAAACAGTACTCGAAAACTTTTCCAGCGTTCGCTCGAAAGAACTAAGGGAAAAAGGAGTTCGGGAACAAAGGATCATCGACCAACTCCAAGATTTGTTTTATGAACTTTCTGATGTCAAAGAAGATGAATTCTCATACCGGTTTGGCCAAATCCTAGGTTCATTGCCAAGAGAGATCCTAAAAGTCTTTGTTTGTGATGGAGAAGGTTATCAAATCACTCCAACCTACGATTTGGATCGATTGAACGGTGGGTATTTGGAAAGATCCAGACAAATTGGAAACAATTACGCTTGGAAACCATACTTTTTAAAACACAAAGAAGAGTCGGAGCGGTTCCGTAAAAAATGGGGGGTCACTTACCCTTTGTACGATATCACAAACCAAAACCAATACGTGATTTTTACCTTTTCTCTCATGGATGGAAAGATCCTGATTGCGCAGGTGGGTTGGTCGGAATAG
- the sufC gene encoding Fe-S cluster assembly ATPase SufC, translating to MSAILEIKSLHASVGDKTILRGVNLTIGPGEVHAIMGPNGSGKSTLSNVILGHPKYTITSGDILFRGESILNKTTDERARLGLFLSFQYPTSLPGVTIGNFLKSILKAHRGKEVPVKEFKQELKQSMDLLEVPQSFIGRYVNDGFSGGEKKRAEILQMSLLKPVLSILDETDSGLDIDALRIVSEGINSNRNPERSILLITHYQRMLNYIVPDFVHVFADGRILETGGKDLSLKLEEVGYDWILEREGVK from the coding sequence TTGTCCGCTATTCTCGAAATTAAATCTCTGCACGCTAGTGTAGGGGACAAAACGATCCTCCGGGGAGTCAATCTCACCATCGGACCCGGAGAGGTTCATGCCATTATGGGACCCAATGGGTCAGGAAAGAGTACCCTTTCCAATGTCATTCTTGGCCATCCAAAATATACGATCACATCGGGGGACATTCTCTTTCGGGGAGAATCCATTTTAAACAAAACAACAGATGAGAGGGCAAGGCTTGGACTATTTTTGTCCTTCCAGTACCCAACTTCGCTTCCTGGTGTTACCATTGGAAATTTTTTAAAGTCCATTCTCAAAGCACACCGGGGCAAAGAAGTTCCCGTGAAAGAATTCAAACAAGAGTTAAAACAATCAATGGATCTTTTAGAAGTCCCACAGTCATTTATCGGTCGTTATGTGAATGATGGTTTTTCTGGGGGAGAAAAAAAACGAGCTGAAATATTACAAATGAGTTTGTTAAAACCAGTTTTATCCATTTTGGATGAAACTGATTCTGGTTTGGACATTGATGCATTGCGAATAGTTTCGGAAGGAATCAATTCGAACAGAAATCCAGAACGTTCGATTTTACTCATCACTCACTACCAAAGGATGTTGAATTATATTGTTCCTGATTTTGTACATGTGTTTGCTGATGGACGAATTTTGGAAACAGGTGGCAAAGATCTTTCCTTAAAACTAGAGGAAGTTGGTTACGATTGGATTTTGGAGAGAGAAGGGGTCAAATGA
- a CDS encoding SufD family Fe-S cluster assembly protein, protein MNSSLIKNRLVLTKEQNQKFHTSLLEIWNQLELPKDSEEKWRKFPIGSVDWNELQFDPKEISTDSSESEENTAEQALSEEIIDSIFSDILKYTPKDYFAFLCLVVAPKYEVILLEEGESDFDFEEEGDQPKHSVRIFYLRKGKTTKTQIHIKNHHDSENLHLTSALDFYIAEDSSYLEILDRESSDPDLYRFRNVCILGRNDSHVKYHYYPMGGFRSKLFLHAHLLGKGAEVTVDGVSALGGRNLKDLDMEMFHHADHTTSKISYKAIVTDKSHHIFTGNLIIPPNLKKVTAHQESFNLSLNKKARAEANPKLEVLAEDVSCTHGATVGDIDEEQYFYLLSRGLTPEESKSLLVTAFYGETIHSIGFSEEVKLSLESEIKEILVGGK, encoded by the coding sequence ATGAATTCCTCGCTCATAAAAAATCGATTGGTTTTAACAAAAGAACAAAATCAAAAATTTCATACTTCCTTACTGGAAATTTGGAACCAATTAGAACTTCCGAAAGATTCCGAGGAAAAATGGAGAAAATTCCCTATTGGTTCAGTCGATTGGAATGAATTACAATTTGATCCAAAGGAAATTTCCACAGATTCTTCTGAATCTGAAGAAAATACAGCGGAACAGGCATTATCCGAAGAAATCATTGATTCCATTTTTTCAGATATTTTAAAATACACACCAAAAGATTATTTTGCCTTTCTTTGTTTGGTTGTGGCACCTAAATACGAGGTCATTCTTCTTGAAGAAGGAGAATCTGATTTTGATTTTGAAGAAGAAGGTGATCAACCCAAACATTCTGTGCGGATTTTTTATCTCAGAAAAGGCAAAACAACCAAAACACAAATCCATATCAAAAACCATCATGATTCGGAAAACCTACATCTGACTTCGGCTTTGGATTTTTATATTGCAGAAGATTCTTCTTATTTGGAAATTTTGGACCGTGAGTCGAGCGATCCGGATTTATACAGGTTTCGTAATGTTTGTATTCTTGGCAGAAATGATTCCCATGTAAAATACCATTATTATCCGATGGGAGGATTTCGTTCTAAATTGTTTTTGCATGCTCACTTACTGGGTAAAGGTGCAGAGGTAACTGTGGATGGTGTGTCTGCTCTTGGTGGTCGAAACTTAAAAGATTTAGATATGGAAATGTTCCATCATGCTGACCATACCACTAGCAAAATCAGTTATAAAGCCATTGTGACTGATAAATCCCACCATATATTTACTGGAAATTTAATCATTCCACCAAACTTAAAGAAGGTGACTGCCCACCAAGAATCGTTTAACCTATCATTAAATAAAAAAGCAAGAGCGGAGGCCAATCCTAAATTGGAAGTTCTTGCGGAAGATGTTTCTTGTACACACGGGGCTACTGTGGGTGACATAGACGAAGAACAGTATTTTTATCTTTTGTCCCGTGGACTTACACCGGAAGAATCTAAGTCTTTGCTCGTCACCGCCTTTTATGGTGAAACCATTCATTCCATTGGTTTTTCGGAAGAAGTAAAGTTGTCATTAGAATCTGAGATCAAAGAGATTCTTGTAGGAGGCAAATGA
- a CDS encoding Rieske (2Fe-2S) protein, translating to MAFKKLVSVSEVGEGSLVVVKTRHFNVVVTKVEGDFFAFEDSCTHDGEEISCGKLEGCVITCPRHFAKFDVRTGKVLALPATEPLLMFPVRVNGTDLEVDLEAV from the coding sequence ATGGCCTTTAAAAAATTAGTCTCTGTTTCCGAAGTTGGCGAAGGCAGTTTGGTGGTTGTCAAAACACGTCATTTTAATGTTGTCGTGACGAAAGTTGAAGGGGACTTCTTTGCGTTTGAAGATTCTTGTACGCATGATGGAGAGGAAATCTCTTGTGGAAAATTAGAAGGTTGTGTCATTACTTGCCCTAGGCATTTTGCAAAGTTTGATGTCCGAACGGGAAAGGTTTTAGCACTTCCTGCAACAGAACCGCTTCTGATGTTTCCTGTTCGAGTGAATGGGACAGACTTGGAAGTAGACTTGGAGGCGGTATGA